In the genome of Rhodothermales bacterium, the window TGGGGAGAAGAACGGTCGCCCTACGCACGGCGGGCGGCGGCGTTCCGGAATCCGTGCAGGTCAGGTCGATACGACCACTTTGCTGTGGCGGAGCACGCGGTCGCCCATGCGGTAGCCTTTCTGCAACTCGTTGAGCACAATCCCCGGTTCCGTATCGTCGGGAGCGGGCTGCTGCATTAGGGCGTCGTGCTCATTTTCGTTGAAGGGTTGCCCGACCGCCTCGATCGGCTCGACGCCGAGACGCACCATCTCGTCGTTGAACTTCCGGTAGACGAGGTCGACGCCTTCCTTCAGCTTGACGTACATCGGGTCGAGCGTCTTCTGATCGGTTTCGAGCAGCGAGGCCGCTTCGAGCGAACGCCCGAGATCGTCCAGGATTTCGAGCA includes:
- a CDS encoding nucleotide exchange factor GrpE; the encoded protein is MQDDTQAAPNPADAEEMAPPSVHGAGGDPADVVRLRSELKDSKDRLLRQVAEFQNYKRRTDQERQTLMQSGQVQVVQRMLEILDDLGRSLEAASLLETDQKTLDPMYVKLKEGVDLVYRKFNDEMVRLGVEPIEAVGQPFNENEHDALMQQPAPDDTEPGIVLNELQKGYRMGDRVLRHSKVVVST